The sequence TAGGTATTGGCAGGGTGAAATTCCTGAATTACTTTTGCCGGTACAAGAAAAAATGTAATTCTTTTTCAAGATAATGATCAAAAAAGGGCTTACACTGCTGATGATCCTGCCGCTAGGTTTCGTGTTGTTCAACAACACGGTGAACCGCCATCAGCACCAGTTGCCCAATGGCATGATCATAGAACATTCCCATCCCTTCAGTTCGTGCTGCAGTGAAGGTAAGAATCATGAGCACAGTGACCTTGAACTTTTACTGTTCACCCTTTTATGTGATTCTACGGTTACTGATGATGGATGTGCATATACCTCAGGTTTTATCGCAGGATATGCTTCTGACCTTAAATCCGGATATGTATTTGTACCACAGTCATTCGGACTACTCCGATGCTGCCCACTCAGGGCCCCTCCCCTGAATTCCTAACCGGAAACAGATTGCCGGATCTCTTTTCTTACCGGCAGTCAAATTGCACACCAACATATTTCTGCAGGAGGATCAGGTACGGATAAGTGATACCTGTTAACCAACCAACAATTTACATTAATTCAGGATGAGAACAATTTCAATATCAGCAATATTGCTTTTTATTTTCAATGTTTTATTATGCTTTCCGCACTTTGATGGCTTTCCTTCGGGTGACGGTGTTGTACGCGGTAAAGTAACTACAAAGGGTGAGGGTGATATTGTACCTTTTATAAATATCGTGGTTGAAGGAACCAGGATAGGTGCTTTCAGTGATGCCACAGGTAATTTTAAGATATCAAACGTTCCCGGTGGGGATAATACCCTTGTGGTGAAGGGTATGGGTTTTGAAGTGGCAAGAATATATTTCAGTCTGGACGAGGGAGAGGAGATCGAACTCGATATTGAGGTCGAATACCGTGGTATTGACCTTGAGGAGATAGTGGTCACATCTTCACCTACTGCACGTGGTTTCAGGTACCAGCCTGATAATGTATATCTTGGAGAGGAGCTGCAGAAGCGTGCCGAAACATCATTCGGTGAGATGCTTGACGGCGAGCCGGGCATCGCCATGAGGTCTATGGGGCCGACGCCAAGCCGGCCGGTGATTCGTGGACTTGATGGTGACCGCATTCTGATACTTCAGAATGGTGAGCGTATGGGCGATGTTTCAGAAACCTCTGCAGGGCATGCCATATCCCTTGACCCACTGTCAGCTAACAGGGTTGAAGTTGTGCGCGGACCTGCAAGCCTTCTGTACGGGTCGAGTGCTATCGGGGGAGTGATAAACCTGATGACGGCCGATATTCCTGATGGATGGGATCAGGGAGGATCGGGAGTTGTTTCGGCGCAGGGAGCTTCCAACAACAATATGGGAGCCGGATTTGGACGGTATACATGGGGCGCAGAGAACTGGGCCGCCAGCGGCCGTTTCGGCTACCGTAAGTCGGGCGATGTAAGGTCGCCCGAAGGGGTTATCCCCAGCACCTACATGAATAACTATGACGGTTCCCTTGGTTTTGGCTTTAACAACGGCAATACTAACGGGGGGGTCAACTTCGGCATGGGCAGGAATACATATGGTATTCCCGAAGAACTTGACGATCCTTTCGAGAGTGTGGAGGTGCGCATCAGGCAGCAGCTTATGCAGGGGCGGCTGCATTTCAGGGTAAGTGATTTCTTTGACAGGGCCCAGCTCAGGATCCACGGCTCAAGGTTCGTACAACAGGAGATTGAGATTGAGATCGAGGATGGATATATTGAAGAAGACATTGAAATTGAGTTTGACAAGCTGAATGTAAGTTCTACACTGACGCTTCAGCACCGGCCTGTCGGGATATTCGACAGGGGAGCATTCGGTCTCAGTCTTTCCGGAAGGCAGATGGATGTGAGCGGCGATGATGCATTCACACCCAACGAAGAGAGATATAATATCGGATTTTTTACTTTCCAGGAGGTGCCAGTTACGACCCGTATACGTCTGCAGTTTGGAGGGCGTCTGGACTTCCTCAGGGCGACCGCCCTTCCCAATGATTTTTCCGATATGAGTGAAAGCAGGGATGCATTTGTCTATTCAGGGTCGGCGGGAATGAACTACCGGCCTGCCGAAACTGTTGAGATCGGCGGCCAGCTTGCAAGGTCGCACCGTTATCCCATGCTGGAGGAGCTGTTCGCCCATGGCCCTCATCTTTGTGCCGGACTGTACGAGATCGGTAGCATTAACCTTGACGATGAGATCGGGTACGGAACTGACCTGTTCGCGCGGTGGGGCAATGGTGTGATAAGTGCTGAGGTGGCAGGCTTCTGGAATTATTTCTCCAACTTCATAATCATGCAACCGACAGGTGAAACAGATGAAGGATCGGGACTGCCGGTTGTTGAGTACCAGGGAGACCGGGCACGGCTGTATGGAGGTGAGGCTTCGGTATCGTGGAATGTGACTGGCGGACTGAGAACTGTTATGAGTATTGACTACGTTAATGGTAGGCGTACAGGCAGCGAAAATCATTATCTGCCGTTCATGCCTCCTTTCAGGTTCTCGGGAACGGCTGAATATGACTTTGGCAGCGGATGGATCGGCTCACGGGTGCGTGCCGTATCGGCGCAAAACTCTGTGGCTCCCGATGAGGAGGCTACCGAAGGTTACGTGCTGTTGGGGATGAATGTTGGCTACAGGCTTAACGGAGGAGGACAGCATGTTATAATTCTCAGGGTTGAAAACCTTCTCAATGTAAGCTACAGGGATCATCTTACCAGGATAGAGGAGAGAAACTTTCCCATGCCCGGGAGGAACTTCAACCTGGCTTACCGCTGGTTCTTCTGATTTAATCGTAATACCGGGTCTTATTGCGAAAGGCTTACCGGTTTGTGGTATACACATGCACAACAAACCGGTTGTTGCCTATCTGTGTTATCCTTATTCTGGTCCCCGTTCAAAGGGTGTCAAATGTTCTGAACTAACACCCGCCTACTATATCCGGCTATATCTCCGGTCAGAATCACTAAAATAAGGTATTGTTGTACCTGGATAAGGAATATATTTTTGTGCCTGTAATTAAATCATAATCGAAATGAGGATATTAAAATTAAAAAGTTTTTTACTGGCTGTTATGCCGGTTGTAATGACGGGCACAGTTCTGCCGCCGGTTAATCCGGAACAAAGCCCCGGGTTTTATGCTGAAGGGATGACCAGCATATTGGATATCAGAAAAGGCGAAGAGGAATACAGCTCGCATCTTTATGGGAGGGTTATGGCCGGAGATGAGGGCGCCCCTTTTGTAACAGTTTATCTTAAAGGAACATCGTACGGCACTTCTACCGATGCAGACGGATATTTCATGCTTGTGAACCTGCCGCCGGGCAAACATACGGTCCGGGTTCAGGGGATCGGTTACAGAGGCGCAGAGAAGGTTGTTGAAGTCGGCGAAAACGAAACATCCGAACTTGTATTTGAAATTGAGCAGGATGTTCTGCTTATGGAGCAGGTTGTTGTTTCGGGCAGCCGCATCGGGTTGCTTCAGCATCTTCCCGGATCAGCAGGCACGGTTGCCAACAATGATCTGAAAGCTATTGCACCCCTGACCGGGAATGAGGTGCTGAGAACGGTAACCGGCCTGCATGTTGTTGAGGAGGAGGGAGCCGGGTTGCGTGCAAATATAGGGGTACGGGGATTAGACCCTGACAAAAGCCGGAACGTACTGATGCTTGAGGACGGGATACCTGTTGCACTTGGACCTTACGGGGAACCAGAGATGTATTATACTCCGTCCATTGACAGGATGAGCGGCATAGAGGTTCTGAAGGGGAGCGGGTCTATTTTATACGGTCCGCAAACTATCGGTGGTGTGATAAACTATATCACAGCCGATCCTCCGGCTGAGAGCACAGGTTATGCACGAATAAGCGGCGGACAGGGTGGTTATTACAGCGGATTGGCCGGTTATGGTAATACATACGGTAATACCGGATTCCAGGTAAACTATCTCAGAAGGCAGGCCGAAAACCTGGGACCCACTCAATTTGTGCTGAACGATATCAATGGCAAGCTTAGATTCAGCTCCTCGCCAAGGTCTGCCGCAACCCTTAAAATTGGTGTTTATGATGAGGTTTCCAATTCGACTTATGTTGGACTTACACAGGCCATGTTTGAAACTGGCGGCAATGATCATGTGCGGCTTGCTCCGCACGACAACCTCGAAGTAAGGAGATATTCAATGAGCCTGAGCCACAGGTTCTCACTAAGTGACGATCTGCAGTTCAACACAACCGCCTACGGCTATACCACAACACGGAACTGGCGCAGGCAGGATTTCACATATGATGGTGGTTCTTCCGGTCTAACCGGAGAGGTGTGGGGTGACAATACCCTTCCCGGCGGCATGATATTTTTAAGGAACAGCACAGGTAACAGGAACAGGCAGTTTGAGGTTGCAGGGATTGAGAACAGGACAAGATTTAATTACTCCCTGAAGGGGTTGAGAAGCATCCTTGATGCAGGTGCGCGTCTGCATTACGAGAGGGCATATGAACAAAGGGTCAACGGCACAAGTGCAACAGCGGTTTCGGGCAACCTCAGGGATGATGAGATACGTACGGGACATGCATTCAGCACCTGGGTACAGAACAAAGCCTTTCTCAGTGACAGGGTTTCGGTCACGGCCGGAATACGCACCGAGATGCTGAACTACGAGAGGGATATCCTCAGGGCCAGTTTTGAAGATGTGGCCATTGTGAACAATACCTTTGTTGCTGAGCTGATTCCAGGTGCCGGAATAAACTACAATTTCAATCGGCAGAACGGGGTTTTTGCCGGTATACACAGGGGATTTGCTCCGCCAAGGATCAAGGATGCCATAAGCAGTTCGGGCGAAGATATGCTGCTGGATGCTGAAAAGAGCTGGAACATTGAAGCTGGGGCACGGACAGGTTTTGAAAATGTGGTCAGGTTTGAGGCTACACTATTTCTAATGGATTTCTCAAACCAGGTTATACCGGTGTCAGAATCTTCGGGAGGCCGGGGAGCCGGGTATATCAATGCAGGCCGGACCAGCCACAGGGGGGCTGAGGGCGATGTCATCCTTAATGTTTCACAATTGACCGGTCTGCCGGGCGATCTTACGGCAGCTGTAAATGCAACATTTACCCGTTCGGTATTCTCTGACGACAGATTTGTGGTGGAGCGGATTGCAAACGGACCGCTGAATAATACTGTCATGGTAAATGTGAAAGGTAACAGGACCCCTTATTCACCGGCGGTAAATGCTTCAGGATACCTGCAGTACACGAGCCAAACCGGTTTTGGCGTAAGGGTAGGGGGACAGTTCACGGGGAGCCAGTATACCGACGTGCTCAATACCGGTTGTGTTGGCGACTGGATTGAAAGGGCCGGTGCTGATCCTGATTACAATTACCTCCAGGCAACTGCCAACGGCCGTATCGGGCAGATACCGTCATTTTTCGTAATGAATTTATCGGCGTGGTATGACCTTCCTGGCGGACTGAATTTTAACCTTACCATAAAGAACCTGCTTAATGAAAGATATATAGCATCAAGAAGGCCGCAGGGTATAAGGGTAGGGCTGCCGAGGATGTTTAACGCAGGAATGTCATTGAGCTTCTGAAAGGTTGCTGGCCCGGCAGGCTATCTTTAATTCCGCGTCCTTCGCGGCAATGTGTTGCCGGTATTCTGTTAGTAATGAGTGTGTGCTGAAAAAAGCCGTCTGTTAACTCCTGACAGACTTTTGCCTGGAAGGGTTATACCTGACAGGTAGCGCTGATAAAAAACCGGGCGGGTATTAACGCCCGGTTTTTGCATACTCAATAGCGTCTTCAATTGCCAGTGTAAAAAGCTCCTTTGTTTCCAGTCCGATCGCCTCTGCCTGCTGGGGAATAATGCTGGTATCGGTCATTCCCGGTACAGTGTTGACTTCAAGAAAATATAATTTGTCTTCACTGAGTATGTAGTCAATCCTTACAATTCCACGGCAGTCAAGGATATCATAGATCATGGAGGATATCTGCTGGCACTCCCTTGTGTATTTTTCATCTATCCTTGCCGGGGTTATCTCATCAGCCTCCCTGTTATATTTGGCATCAAAATCAAAAAATTCATTCTTGCTTACAATTTCAGTCAGGGGAAACAGTATCTCCCTGTCACTGCTCTTGAACACCCCGCCAGTCAGTTCTGTGCCTTCAATGAACTCCTCTATGATGACCTCGTTGTCTTCATTGAAAGCTTTAAGGATGGCATCTTTTAACCGGGATGCTTTGGTGACCCTGGTGACCCCGAAGCTGGACCCCCCGTTGTTGGGTTTGACAAAACAGGGCAGTCCGATCTCCGCAGCTATTTTTCCCGGGTCAAACCTGTATCCTTTCCTCACAAGCATCGCCTTTGGTGATACGATGCCGAAATTGTTAAGGAAACCCTTGCATATGTATTTGTTGAATGTGAGGGCAGAGGCGAGTACGCCACAGGTGGTGCAGGGCATCCCGATAAGGTCGAAATAGGCCTGCAGCTTGCCGTCTTCGCCCGGAGTCCCGTGTATCGCCATGAAAACACAGTCAAACTTTGTCTTTTTACCGTCCAGCATTACCGAGAAGTCGTTTTTATCAACCACGGGTCCCGGCTCCTCAATGGTGCCGGCTATCCACCTGTCACCCTTCATGGTTATGAGAAAAGGGTTGTAACGGGTTTTATCGAGCGATTTTATGATGTTGGATGCGCTTTCTACCGATACGACATATTCGGATGAGTCGCCTCCGGCAACTATGGCTATGTTTTTCTTCATTGCGAAACTCAGTTGGTGGATTCAATGGCAAATATAAAAAAAACAGGATCACTAAGGCACCCGGTCCATGTTTCCCGGATGCTGCCCGGTTCAACCGGGCCGGTGATATAAAGCACCAGCAACACCCGGCTCATATCTCATCCCTGCTTCCGGTGTACCTCTTCCATTTGTCAATTAGCTGCTGTATGTCATCAGGCAACTCTGTTTCAAACCAAAGTTCCCTGTCCGTTGCAGGGTGCTTAAATCCAAGCGTTCTGGCATGCAGTGCATGCCGGGGTAAAACCTTGAAACAGTTTTGAACGAACTGTTTGTATTTTGTAAAGGTGGTGCCACGCAGTATCTGGTCGCCGCCATATCTTTCGTCATTGAAAAGGGGGTGACCTATGTGCTCCAGGTGCACCCTTATCTGGTGTGTCCTGCCGGTTTCCAGCCTGCATTCAACATGACTGATGTAGCCAAGGTCCTCGACCAGCCGGTAATGGGTGAGGGCATACTTCCCCTGGCTGCCATCGGGAAAGACATCCATTCTCATCCTGTCTTTGGAATGCCTGCCTATATGGCCTTCTATACTGCCTTCTGCCGGCTCGGGCCTTCCCCACACTATGGCGTCGTACTCCCTCCTGGTCTTTCTTTCGAAAAACTGCCTTGCAAGCCGGTTCATGGCTAATTCAGTTTTTGCCACCACCAAAAGTCCGCTGGTGTTCTTGTCTATCCGGTGTACCAGTCCGGGCCGTAACTCTCCCGATTCGAAAAGAGGCATTTCCCTGAACCTCCAGGCAAGCGCATTAATAAGCGTGCCTGTATAGTTTCCGTGCCCGGGGTGTACGACCATACCGGGGGCCTTGTTCACCACAACAAGGTGGTCATCTTCATAGATCACATTCACCGGGATATCTTCAGGTAAAAGCTCAACTTCCCTGGGGGGGTGAGCCATGACTATTGTTATGATATCACCGGGCCGTACCCGGTAATTTGATTTTACGGGGGAATCGTTTACCAGTATGTTACCTGCTGTGGCGGCATTCTGTATGAGGCTCCTGGAAACATTCTCAATCCGGTTAACAAGGAACTTGTCAATTCTGAGAAGCTTCTGACCCGGATCAGCCTCAAACCTGAAATGTTCATACAGATCGGCTGCATCATTGATATCTTCTCCGGGCTGATTGGTCATAGGGACTATTTAATGAGTATCTTCCTTGTTTCAATGTGGTCATTTCCGGTTTCGGCACGGATGAAATAGATACCTGCCGGGAACATTGATACATCCATGCTATTTTCCGTACCGGGCACCCGGTATACGGTCTGCCCCAGAGTATTTATAAGGCTGATGGTTGCAGCACGCCGGTCAATGCCTGGTTCCAGGTCAAAAAAGATCACATCACTGGCGGGATTGGGATATATCCTCATGATCTCATTAATAACAGG is a genomic window of Marinilabiliales bacterium containing:
- a CDS encoding TonB-dependent receptor — encoded protein: MRTISISAILLFIFNVLLCFPHFDGFPSGDGVVRGKVTTKGEGDIVPFINIVVEGTRIGAFSDATGNFKISNVPGGDNTLVVKGMGFEVARIYFSLDEGEEIELDIEVEYRGIDLEEIVVTSSPTARGFRYQPDNVYLGEELQKRAETSFGEMLDGEPGIAMRSMGPTPSRPVIRGLDGDRILILQNGERMGDVSETSAGHAISLDPLSANRVEVVRGPASLLYGSSAIGGVINLMTADIPDGWDQGGSGVVSAQGASNNNMGAGFGRYTWGAENWAASGRFGYRKSGDVRSPEGVIPSTYMNNYDGSLGFGFNNGNTNGGVNFGMGRNTYGIPEELDDPFESVEVRIRQQLMQGRLHFRVSDFFDRAQLRIHGSRFVQQEIEIEIEDGYIEEDIEIEFDKLNVSSTLTLQHRPVGIFDRGAFGLSLSGRQMDVSGDDAFTPNEERYNIGFFTFQEVPVTTRIRLQFGGRLDFLRATALPNDFSDMSESRDAFVYSGSAGMNYRPAETVEIGGQLARSHRYPMLEELFAHGPHLCAGLYEIGSINLDDEIGYGTDLFARWGNGVISAEVAGFWNYFSNFIIMQPTGETDEGSGLPVVEYQGDRARLYGGEASVSWNVTGGLRTVMSIDYVNGRRTGSENHYLPFMPPFRFSGTAEYDFGSGWIGSRVRAVSAQNSVAPDEEATEGYVLLGMNVGYRLNGGGQHVIILRVENLLNVSYRDHLTRIEERNFPMPGRNFNLAYRWFF
- a CDS encoding TonB-dependent receptor, which encodes MRILKLKSFLLAVMPVVMTGTVLPPVNPEQSPGFYAEGMTSILDIRKGEEEYSSHLYGRVMAGDEGAPFVTVYLKGTSYGTSTDADGYFMLVNLPPGKHTVRVQGIGYRGAEKVVEVGENETSELVFEIEQDVLLMEQVVVSGSRIGLLQHLPGSAGTVANNDLKAIAPLTGNEVLRTVTGLHVVEEEGAGLRANIGVRGLDPDKSRNVLMLEDGIPVALGPYGEPEMYYTPSIDRMSGIEVLKGSGSILYGPQTIGGVINYITADPPAESTGYARISGGQGGYYSGLAGYGNTYGNTGFQVNYLRRQAENLGPTQFVLNDINGKLRFSSSPRSAATLKIGVYDEVSNSTYVGLTQAMFETGGNDHVRLAPHDNLEVRRYSMSLSHRFSLSDDLQFNTTAYGYTTTRNWRRQDFTYDGGSSGLTGEVWGDNTLPGGMIFLRNSTGNRNRQFEVAGIENRTRFNYSLKGLRSILDAGARLHYERAYEQRVNGTSATAVSGNLRDDEIRTGHAFSTWVQNKAFLSDRVSVTAGIRTEMLNYERDILRASFEDVAIVNNTFVAELIPGAGINYNFNRQNGVFAGIHRGFAPPRIKDAISSSGEDMLLDAEKSWNIEAGARTGFENVVRFEATLFLMDFSNQVIPVSESSGGRGAGYINAGRTSHRGAEGDVILNVSQLTGLPGDLTAAVNATFTRSVFSDDRFVVERIANGPLNNTVMVNVKGNRTPYSPAVNASGYLQYTSQTGFGVRVGGQFTGSQYTDVLNTGCVGDWIERAGADPDYNYLQATANGRIGQIPSFFVMNLSAWYDLPGGLNFNLTIKNLLNERYIASRRPQGIRVGLPRMFNAGMSLSF
- a CDS encoding D-alanine--D-alanine ligase; the protein is MKKNIAIVAGGDSSEYVVSVESASNIIKSLDKTRYNPFLITMKGDRWIAGTIEEPGPVVDKNDFSVMLDGKKTKFDCVFMAIHGTPGEDGKLQAYFDLIGMPCTTCGVLASALTFNKYICKGFLNNFGIVSPKAMLVRKGYRFDPGKIAAEIGLPCFVKPNNGGSSFGVTRVTKASRLKDAILKAFNEDNEVIIEEFIEGTELTGGVFKSSDREILFPLTEIVSKNEFFDFDAKYNREADEITPARIDEKYTRECQQISSMIYDILDCRGIVRIDYILSEDKLYFLEVNTVPGMTDTSIIPQQAEAIGLETKELFTLAIEDAIEYAKTGR
- a CDS encoding RluA family pseudouridine synthase is translated as MTNQPGEDINDAADLYEHFRFEADPGQKLLRIDKFLVNRIENVSRSLIQNAATAGNILVNDSPVKSNYRVRPGDIITIVMAHPPREVELLPEDIPVNVIYEDDHLVVVNKAPGMVVHPGHGNYTGTLINALAWRFREMPLFESGELRPGLVHRIDKNTSGLLVVAKTELAMNRLARQFFERKTRREYDAIVWGRPEPAEGSIEGHIGRHSKDRMRMDVFPDGSQGKYALTHYRLVEDLGYISHVECRLETGRTHQIRVHLEHIGHPLFNDERYGGDQILRGTTFTKYKQFVQNCFKVLPRHALHARTLGFKHPATDRELWFETELPDDIQQLIDKWKRYTGSRDEI